One region of Streptomyces sp. NBC_00442 genomic DNA includes:
- the allB gene encoding allantoinase AllB — protein sequence MSDVNLVLRSTRVITPEGTRPATVAVAEGKIAAVLPYEAEVPAGARVEDFGDDVLLPGIVDTHVHVNDPGRTEWEGFWTATRAAAAGGITTIVDMPLNSLPPTTTVENLRIKREVAASKAHIDTGFWGGALPDNVKDLAPLHEAGVFGFKAFLSPSGVEEFPELDQEQLERSLAEIAGFDGLMIIHAEDPHELDAAPHLTGPKYADYLATRPKVSENAAIEGLIAAAKRIGARVHVLHLSSADALPLIAAAKREGVRLTVETCPHYLTLTAEEVPDGASEFKCCPPIREDANRDLLWEALADGTIDCVVTDHSPSTADLKTDDFATAWGGISGLQLSLPAIWTEARKRGHTLEDVVRWMSTATANLVGLTQKGAIEAGRDADFAVLAPDETFTVDPAELQHRNRVTAYAGKTLHGVVKSTWLRGERIQHDGVISEPTGRLLERNN from the coding sequence GTGTCCGACGTCAACCTGGTACTGCGCTCGACGCGCGTCATCACCCCCGAGGGGACGCGCCCGGCGACGGTCGCCGTCGCCGAGGGGAAGATCGCTGCCGTACTGCCGTACGAGGCCGAGGTTCCCGCGGGTGCCCGTGTGGAGGACTTCGGGGACGACGTGCTGCTGCCCGGCATCGTCGACACCCACGTGCACGTGAACGACCCCGGCCGCACCGAGTGGGAGGGCTTCTGGACGGCCACCCGCGCGGCCGCCGCCGGCGGCATCACCACGATCGTCGACATGCCGCTCAACTCCCTGCCGCCGACCACCACGGTCGAGAACCTGCGGATCAAGCGGGAGGTCGCGGCGAGCAAGGCGCACATCGACACCGGGTTCTGGGGCGGCGCGCTGCCCGACAACGTCAAGGACCTCGCGCCCCTGCACGAGGCCGGCGTCTTCGGCTTCAAGGCGTTCCTCTCGCCGTCCGGCGTCGAGGAGTTCCCCGAGCTCGACCAGGAGCAGCTGGAGCGCTCGCTCGCCGAGATCGCCGGGTTCGACGGCCTGATGATCATCCACGCCGAGGACCCGCACGAGCTCGACGCGGCCCCGCACCTGACCGGCCCCAAGTACGCCGACTACCTCGCCACCCGGCCCAAGGTCTCGGAGAACGCCGCGATCGAGGGCCTGATCGCCGCCGCGAAGCGGATCGGCGCTCGCGTCCACGTGCTGCACCTGTCCTCCGCCGACGCGCTGCCGCTGATCGCCGCCGCCAAGCGCGAGGGAGTCCGGCTCACCGTGGAGACCTGCCCGCACTACCTCACCCTGACCGCCGAGGAAGTCCCGGACGGGGCGAGCGAGTTCAAGTGCTGCCCGCCGATCCGCGAGGACGCCAACCGCGACCTGCTGTGGGAGGCGCTGGCCGACGGCACCATCGACTGTGTCGTCACCGACCACTCGCCGTCCACCGCCGACCTGAAGACCGACGACTTCGCCACCGCCTGGGGCGGCATCTCCGGCCTTCAGCTCAGCCTCCCCGCCATCTGGACCGAGGCCCGCAAGCGCGGCCACACCCTGGAGGACGTGGTCCGCTGGATGTCGACCGCGACCGCGAACCTGGTCGGGCTCACCCAGAAGGGCGCCATCGAAGCCGGCCGCGACGCCGACTTCGCGGTGCTCGCCCCCGACGAGACCTTCACCGTGGACCCGGCCGAACTCCAGCACCGCAACCGCGTCACCGCCTACGCGGGCAAGACGCTGCACGGTGTCGTCAAGTCGACCTGGCTGCGCGGCGAGCGCATCCAGCACGACGGCGTCATCTCCGAGCCCACCGGCCGCCTGCTCGAAAGGAACAACTGA
- a CDS encoding IclR family transcriptional regulator, translating into MPTSSASTTDASKAPAASGGVQSLERAFDLLERMADAGGEVGLSELSASSGLPLPTIHRLMRTLVACGYVRQQANRRYALGPRLIRLGESASRLLGTWARPYLTRLVEETGETANMALLDGDEIVYVAQVPSKHSMRMFTEVGRRVLPHSTGVGKALLAYTAPEEVRALLARTGMPAATEKTITTADGFLDALEQVRRAGYAVDDNEQEIGVRCLAVSVPNSPTAAAISISGPAGRVTEAATDRIVPILQGIAEELSTALANTGAQT; encoded by the coding sequence GTGCCGACGTCAAGCGCCAGCACCACCGACGCCTCCAAGGCCCCCGCCGCCAGCGGAGGAGTCCAGTCTCTCGAGCGCGCCTTCGATCTTCTTGAGCGGATGGCCGATGCCGGGGGCGAGGTCGGCCTCAGCGAGCTCTCCGCGAGCAGCGGCCTGCCCCTTCCGACCATCCACCGTCTGATGCGTACGCTCGTGGCCTGCGGCTACGTCCGCCAGCAGGCCAACCGGCGCTACGCGCTCGGCCCGCGCCTGATCCGGCTCGGCGAATCGGCCTCCCGGCTGCTCGGCACCTGGGCGCGGCCCTATCTGACCCGGCTCGTCGAGGAGACGGGCGAGACCGCGAACATGGCGCTGCTCGACGGCGACGAGATCGTGTACGTGGCGCAGGTGCCCTCCAAGCATTCCATGCGGATGTTCACCGAGGTCGGCCGCCGGGTGCTTCCGCACTCCACGGGCGTGGGCAAGGCGCTGCTCGCGTACACCGCGCCGGAGGAGGTCCGCGCGCTGCTCGCCCGTACCGGCATGCCGGCCGCGACGGAAAAGACGATCACCACGGCGGACGGTTTCCTCGACGCCCTGGAGCAGGTCAGGCGCGCCGGGTACGCGGTCGACGACAACGAGCAGGAGATAGGGGTCCGCTGCCTCGCGGTGTCGGTGCCCAACTCCCCGACCGCGGCGGCCATTTCGATCTCGGGCCCGGCCGGTCGTGTCACCGAGGCGGCCACCGACCGGATCGTGCCGATTCTCCAGGGCATCGCCGAGGAGCTCTCGACGGCGCTGGCGAACACGGGCGCCCAGACCTGA
- a CDS encoding ABC transporter ATP-binding protein, which produces MDPAATPPLVLDGVTLTYPDGEGRLTALDGVCLSVAAGTVTACAGPSGSGKSSLLAVAATLVTPDSGRVVVDGTDTAALSPADKAALRRTSIGIVFQQPHLLPALTAAEQLQVMAHLSGRRPRDARARALELLASVGLDGQAHRRPHQLSGGQRQRINIARALMNEPAVLLVDEPTSALDHERGAAILDLLLTLARDRGTATVLVTHDRTHLERMDSVVTMADGRLGAAHTAAG; this is translated from the coding sequence ATGGACCCGGCCGCCACCCCGCCCCTCGTCCTCGACGGTGTCACCCTGACCTACCCGGACGGCGAAGGCCGCCTCACCGCGCTCGACGGCGTCTGCCTGTCCGTCGCGGCGGGCACGGTGACGGCCTGCGCGGGGCCGTCGGGGTCGGGCAAGTCCAGCCTGCTCGCCGTCGCGGCGACCCTCGTCACGCCGGACAGCGGACGAGTGGTGGTGGACGGCACCGACACCGCGGCGCTCAGCCCCGCCGACAAGGCGGCGCTGCGCCGTACCTCCATCGGCATCGTCTTCCAGCAGCCCCATCTGCTGCCCGCGCTCACCGCCGCCGAACAGCTCCAGGTGATGGCCCACCTCTCGGGCCGCCGCCCGCGCGACGCGCGCGCCCGCGCCCTGGAGCTGCTGGCCTCCGTCGGACTCGACGGGCAGGCCCACCGCCGCCCCCACCAGCTCTCCGGCGGTCAGCGCCAGCGCATCAACATTGCCCGCGCCCTGATGAACGAGCCCGCCGTACTCCTGGTCGACGAGCCCACCAGCGCCCTCGACCACGAGCGGGGCGCCGCGATACTCGACCTCCTGCTCACCCTCGCCCGCGACCGCGGCACCGCCACCGTCCTGGTCACCCACGACCGCACCCATCTGGAACGCATGGACAGCGTGGTGACCATGGCCGACGGGCGGCTCGGCGCGGCGCACACGGCGGCGGGCTGA